In the genome of Opitutia bacterium KCR 482, one region contains:
- a CDS encoding HIT domain-containing protein, which translates to MERLHSYWRMPYIEAPKPRDDSGKKGGNPFVEMAKSDDFKKYHILWKGKYSFIVMNKFPYNCGHLLVLPLREVGDIELLEGEEKAEFFDAIIKAKKILRQAIKPDAFNVGFNLGSKAGAGIPQHLHCHVVPRWDGDTNFMPVIADTRVLPEAMDSLWERLIKFVA; encoded by the coding sequence ATGGAAAGACTGCACTCATATTGGAGAATGCCGTATATCGAAGCCCCCAAACCGCGCGACGATTCGGGCAAAAAAGGCGGCAACCCGTTTGTCGAAATGGCGAAGTCGGACGACTTCAAAAAATACCACATTCTCTGGAAGGGCAAATACTCGTTCATAGTAATGAACAAGTTTCCCTACAACTGCGGGCACCTGCTTGTTCTGCCGCTCAGGGAAGTCGGCGATATAGAGCTTCTCGAAGGCGAAGAGAAAGCCGAATTTTTCGACGCAATCATAAAGGCAAAGAAAATCCTGCGGCAGGCGATAAAGCCCGACGCGTTCAACGTGGGCTTCAACCTCGGCTCGAAAGCGGGCGCGGGAATACCGCAGCACCTGCACTGCCACGTTGTTCCGCGCTGGGACGGCGACACGAATTTCATGCCGGTCATCGCCGACACCCGCGTCCTCCCCGAAGCAATGGACTCGCTTTGGGAAAGGCTAATCAAATTCGTCGCATGA
- a CDS encoding 6-phosphofructokinase — translation MEELIGNVLVAQSGGPTAVINASLAGVITEALNHDCIEEIYGGLNGIEGILNEQIIDLAQESQQTVRGLRYTPGSALGTCRYKLKTEQDFAKLLEVFKKYNIRFFFYIGGNDSQDTTNKISQYADEKGYALRAIGVPKTVDNDLPMTDHCPGYGSVVKYLCASIRELALDHESMGNHDLVSIVEVMGRDAGWIAAGTTMAKRRGELQDPPHIILLPEVAFNPEYFIAQVQECLKVNKYCLVVASEGLADANGNYVAEGEAAQDSFGHAKLGGVGSYLEDLVSKNLPGVKARSSKPGHVQRAAETCASLTDSNEAFMCGQAAVKAAADGESGVMVTLVRGDTEKYSCETVLTELDRVANGVKHFPENWIGEDKISISYQFNKYMLPLMQGEVQVPFENGMPAFVRLAKVKAEPHSFQ, via the coding sequence ATGGAAGAATTAATCGGCAATGTACTGGTTGCACAATCCGGCGGCCCTACGGCGGTCATCAACGCGAGCCTTGCGGGCGTAATCACCGAAGCCCTCAACCACGACTGCATAGAGGAAATCTACGGCGGTCTCAACGGTATCGAAGGCATTTTGAACGAACAGATTATAGACTTGGCGCAGGAATCGCAGCAGACGGTTCGCGGCCTTCGCTACACACCGGGTTCGGCTCTCGGCACATGCCGCTACAAGTTGAAGACCGAGCAGGACTTTGCGAAACTCCTCGAAGTATTCAAGAAATACAATATCCGCTTCTTCTTCTACATCGGCGGGAACGACTCGCAGGACACCACCAACAAAATCTCGCAGTATGCCGACGAAAAGGGATACGCGCTCCGCGCAATCGGCGTGCCGAAAACCGTCGATAACGACCTCCCCATGACAGACCACTGCCCCGGCTACGGCAGCGTAGTAAAATACCTCTGCGCGTCGATACGCGAACTTGCGCTCGACCACGAATCCATGGGCAACCACGACCTCGTTTCGATTGTCGAAGTAATGGGCAGAGACGCAGGCTGGATTGCCGCAGGCACGACAATGGCAAAACGCCGCGGCGAACTGCAAGACCCGCCGCACATCATTCTCCTCCCCGAAGTGGCGTTCAACCCCGAATACTTTATCGCGCAGGTGCAGGAATGCCTTAAAGTCAACAAGTACTGCCTTGTTGTGGCAAGCGAAGGCCTCGCCGACGCAAACGGCAACTACGTTGCGGAGGGCGAAGCCGCCCAAGACTCTTTCGGACACGCAAAGCTCGGCGGCGTAGGCAGCTACCTCGAAGACTTGGTTTCCAAGAACCTGCCGGGGGTCAAGGCGCGCTCGTCGAAGCCCGGACACGTCCAGAGGGCGGCGGAAACGTGCGCATCGCTTACGGACTCCAACGAGGCGTTCATGTGCGGTCAGGCGGCGGTGAAGGCTGCGGCAGACGGCGAATCTGGCGTGATGGTAACCCTCGTGCGCGGCGACACCGAAAAATACTCCTGCGAAACCGTGCTTACGGAGCTTGACAGAGTTGCAAACGGCGTAAAACACTTCCCCGAAAACTGGATTGGCGAAGACAAAATCTCAATCAGCTACCAGTTCAATAAATACATGCTCCCGCTCATGCAGGGCGAAGTTCAGGTGCCGTTCGAAAACGGAATGCCCGCATTTGTGAGACTGGCAAAAGTCAAGGCGGAGCCGCATTCGTTCCAATAG